Below is a genomic region from Fusobacterium canifelinum.
TAACCATTTTCTCCTGAGAAAAATAGTCCTGTGTCAACTTTTCCATTGTATGAATCACTTAAGCAGTTTGCTATACAAAAACCAACTTTTCTTGCTTCTTCACCTAAATTACAAGGAGTGACACAATTACTGTAACATTTTATAGTAGGATTATCTTGTGTTAAATTTTTTATAAGATTTGTTTTTACTGCTCTTCCTGGATAACCAACAGGTGATTTTAATATAACAATATCTTCTTTTTTAGCATTGATTAAAATATTTTTAAATTCTTCACTTGCATCACATTCATAAGTACCAATAAATCTTGTTCCTAATTGAACTGCATCTGCTCCAAGTGCCATAATTTTTTGGATATCATCATTATCCCAAATTCCACCAGCAGCAATTATTGGGAAATCTCCCCATTTATCTCTTTCTTCTTTTACTTCAGGAACTATATTTTCTAATTGATGTTCAGGTAGGAATAAATCATCAGCTTTTACTCCTTGATGTCCACCACTTTTTGGTCCTTCAACTATAACTGCATCAGGTAATCTTCCTGCAGCTTTCCATTTTTTACAAATTATCTTTAAAGCTCTTCCTGATGAAACTATTGGAACTATTGCAACATCTGGATGATTTTCTACAAGTTTGGGTAATTCTAAAGGAAGTCCTGCACCGGTAACTATTATATTTGCTCCTGCTTCTAAAGCATATTCCACAATTTTTGAATAATCAGTAAGTGCATGTAAAATATTACAAGCTAATGGTTTATCTCCACAAATCTTTCTAGCATTCTTAAAAAGTTCTATCATAGCTTCTCTTGAATTCAAAGCATCTGCACCTATTGGTCTACCATTCACAACCTTTTTACAATATTTTAAATTATCATAATAACCAGTACAAATTCCACTT
It encodes:
- a CDS encoding NAD(P)H-dependent flavin oxidoreductase gives rise to the protein MKELKGIKIGKYYIEKPIVQGGMGVGVSWDQLAGNVSKNGGLGTISGICTGYYDNLKYCKKVVNGRPIGADALNSREAMIELFKNARKICGDKPLACNILHALTDYSKIVEYALEAGANIIVTGAGLPLELPKLVENHPDVAIVPIVSSGRALKIICKKWKAAGRLPDAVIVEGPKSGGHQGVKADDLFLPEHQLENIVPEVKEERDKWGDFPIIAAGGIWDNDDIQKIMALGADAVQLGTRFIGTYECDASEEFKNILINAKKEDIVILKSPVGYPGRAVKTNLIKNLTQDNPTIKCYSNCVTPCNLGEEARKVGFCIANCLSDSYNGKVDTGLFFSGENGYRIEKLVSVEDLINELMIPTKNSILVKVNSENVVENTINF